A single genomic interval of Saccharothrix saharensis harbors:
- a CDS encoding hemerythrin domain-containing protein produces the protein MATDVVELILADHRRFEELFRTLRDRESDRAMALSELAALLVAHAEAEETEVYPALKRYKEVDNDEVDHGAEEHAEGHQALLALMEVEDTSSEEWESKLEELVEALNHHVDEEERTILNDARQEVSDERREELGRLFTEIRQSRLDDDCGDIGYVRKIAAATEDRID, from the coding sequence ATGGCAACTGATGTCGTCGAGCTGATCCTGGCCGACCACCGCAGGTTCGAGGAGCTGTTCCGCACGTTGCGCGACCGCGAGTCCGACCGCGCGATGGCGTTGAGCGAACTGGCGGCGCTGCTCGTCGCGCACGCCGAGGCCGAGGAGACCGAGGTGTACCCGGCGCTCAAGCGGTACAAGGAGGTCGACAACGACGAGGTCGACCACGGGGCGGAGGAGCACGCCGAGGGCCACCAGGCGCTGCTGGCGTTGATGGAGGTCGAGGACACGAGCTCCGAGGAGTGGGAGAGCAAGCTGGAGGAGCTGGTCGAGGCGCTCAACCACCACGTGGACGAGGAGGAGCGCACGATCCTCAACGACGCGCGGCAGGAGGTGTCCGACGAGCGGCGGGAGGAGCTGGGCCGGCTGTTCACCGAGATCCGGCAGAGCCGGTTGGACGACGATTGCGGCGACATCGGCTATGTGCGCAAGATCGCGGCAGCCACGGAGGACCGGATCGACTAA
- a CDS encoding MBL fold metallo-hydrolase — MLLTILGCSGSLPGPHGPASGYLVEAEGCRLAIELGSGVLAALQARHDAFSLDALLFSHLHPDHCADFTTLAVIRRYHTHPPYDTRERRLPVHGPAETADRFARAYAETADELLTTDLSDVFEFHTLTEGAVTRVGPFEITAVRVDHPTEAYGFRIATKTATLAYTGDTGPCEALLDLARDVDVLLSEATWTHTEDRPAGTHLSGVQAGRVAAQAGAGRLLLTHIAPWTDRDAVLAEARGEFAGPVEVVAQGDTYAVDGSKVRVIGGHGN, encoded by the coding sequence GTGCTGTTGACCATCCTCGGCTGCTCGGGCAGCCTGCCGGGACCGCACGGACCCGCATCCGGCTACCTCGTCGAGGCGGAGGGCTGCCGGCTCGCGATCGAACTGGGCAGCGGTGTCCTGGCGGCGTTGCAGGCGCGTCACGACGCGTTCTCGTTGGACGCCCTGCTGTTCTCCCACCTGCACCCGGACCACTGCGCCGACTTCACCACCCTGGCGGTCATCCGCCGCTACCACACCCACCCGCCGTACGACACCCGTGAACGCCGGCTGCCCGTGCACGGGCCCGCCGAGACCGCCGACCGCTTCGCCCGCGCGTACGCCGAGACCGCCGACGAACTGCTCACCACGGACCTGAGCGACGTGTTCGAGTTCCACACCCTCACTGAGGGCGCGGTGACGCGCGTCGGTCCGTTCGAGATCACGGCGGTCCGGGTCGACCACCCCACCGAGGCGTACGGGTTCCGCATCGCGACCAAGACCGCGACGTTGGCCTACACCGGTGACACCGGGCCGTGCGAGGCGTTGCTCGACCTGGCGCGCGACGTGGACGTGCTGCTGTCCGAGGCGACGTGGACGCACACCGAGGACCGGCCGGCCGGCACGCACCTGTCCGGTGTGCAGGCGGGGCGGGTGGCGGCGCAGGCGGGTGCGGGGCGGCTGCTGCTCACGCACATCGCGCCGTGGACCGATCGCGACGCCGTGCTGGCCGAGGCGCGGGGTGAGTTCGCCGGACCGGTGGAGGTGGTCGCCCAGGGCGACACGTACGCGGTTGACGGCTCGAAGGTCCGGGTAATCGGCGGCCATGGCAACTGA
- the murI gene encoding glutamate racemase → MTATADSPIAIFDSGVGGLTVARAIMDQLPAERIRYVGDTVNCPYGPLPIAQARKFALEVMDRQVADGAKLLVIACNTASAACLRDARERYDIPVIEVVLPAVRRAVATTRTGRVGVIGTVGTIASGAYQDAFAAARDIEVTAVACPRFVDFVERGTTSGRQVLGLAQAYLEPLQRAEVDTLVLGCTHYPLLTGVLQIVMGDGVTLVSSAEETVKDVVRVLTEHDLFRAGDPDQRFSCTGPVEPFTRLAHRFLPGLESATFQAHG, encoded by the coding sequence GTGACCGCCACCGCCGATTCGCCCATCGCGATCTTCGACTCCGGCGTGGGCGGGCTGACCGTCGCACGGGCGATCATGGACCAGTTGCCGGCCGAGCGGATCCGCTACGTGGGCGACACGGTCAACTGCCCGTACGGACCGCTGCCGATCGCCCAAGCGCGGAAGTTCGCGCTGGAGGTGATGGACCGGCAGGTCGCCGACGGGGCCAAGCTGCTGGTCATCGCGTGCAACACGGCCTCCGCGGCGTGCCTGCGCGACGCGCGTGAGCGTTACGACATCCCGGTGATCGAGGTGGTGCTGCCGGCCGTGAGGCGCGCCGTCGCCACCACCCGGACGGGCCGCGTCGGCGTCATCGGCACGGTGGGCACGATCGCGTCAGGCGCGTACCAGGACGCGTTCGCCGCCGCACGGGACATCGAGGTCACCGCGGTCGCGTGCCCGAGGTTCGTGGACTTCGTGGAACGCGGCACCACCTCCGGCCGGCAGGTCCTCGGCCTGGCGCAGGCGTACCTGGAACCGTTGCAGCGGGCCGAGGTCGACACGCTCGTCCTGGGCTGCACGCACTACCCGTTGCTGACCGGCGTGCTGCAGATCGTCATGGGCGACGGCGTGACGCTCGTCTCCAGCGCGGAGGAGACCGTGAAGGACGTCGTGCGGGTGCTGACCGAGCACGACCTGTTCCGCGCCGGCGACCCCGACCAGCGGTTCAGTTGCACCGGGCCGGTGGAGCCGTTCACCCGGTTGGCGCACCGATTCCTGCCCGGGTTGGAAAGCGCGACCTTCCAAGCCCACGGCTGA
- a CDS encoding DUF2231 domain-containing protein has protein sequence MALANDLVTIFGLPAHPLLVHAVVVLLPMAAAGAAAMAVVPRWRQRYAWPLLGVTLLGVGSVPLAQWAGDQLYVHFESLGNPLIQRHRDLGNDLLPFALGFGVVVVALLVAGRLADRERAAAAEDPAVPKTWRRIAVVVAVLVIAAGAAATVQTVRIGHSGSTAVWDGIGTS, from the coding sequence ATGGCACTCGCGAACGACCTGGTGACGATCTTCGGTCTCCCCGCGCACCCGCTGCTGGTCCACGCGGTGGTGGTGCTGCTCCCGATGGCCGCGGCGGGTGCGGCGGCGATGGCCGTGGTGCCGCGGTGGCGGCAGCGGTACGCGTGGCCGTTGTTGGGCGTGACGCTGCTGGGTGTCGGCTCGGTGCCGTTGGCCCAGTGGGCGGGTGACCAGCTCTACGTGCACTTCGAGTCGTTGGGCAACCCGTTGATCCAGCGGCACAGGGACCTGGGCAACGACCTGCTGCCGTTCGCGCTGGGTTTCGGCGTGGTCGTGGTGGCGCTGCTGGTCGCGGGCCGCCTGGCCGACCGCGAGCGGGCCGCCGCCGCCGAGGACCCGGCCGTGCCGAAGACCTGGCGCCGCATCGCCGTCGTCGTCGCCGTGCTGGTGATCGCCGCGGGCGCCGCCGCCACCGTGCAGACGGTCCGCATCGGCCACAGCGGCTCCACCGCCGTCTGGGACGGCATCGGCACCTCCTGA
- the rdgB gene encoding RdgB/HAM1 family non-canonical purine NTP pyrophosphatase: protein MKLLLASRNKKKLGELRRILLAEGLAGIEVVGLDDVPEFPEAPETDPTFEGNALAKARDAFNATGLPSVADDSGIAIDALNGMPGVLSARWSGRHGDDQANLDLVLGQLRDVPDERRGAAFVCTAAFVAGPDAETVVRGEWRGTITREPAGGNGFGYDPIFRPEGHDVTSAELTPDEKDALSHRGRALRLLLPHLRELAK from the coding sequence GTGAAGCTGCTGCTCGCGTCGCGGAACAAGAAGAAGCTCGGCGAACTGCGCCGCATCCTGCTGGCCGAGGGGCTGGCGGGGATCGAGGTCGTCGGCCTGGACGACGTGCCGGAGTTCCCGGAGGCGCCGGAGACCGACCCGACGTTCGAGGGCAACGCCCTGGCCAAGGCCCGTGACGCGTTCAACGCCACCGGCCTGCCGTCGGTCGCGGACGACTCCGGCATCGCCATCGACGCCCTCAACGGCATGCCGGGCGTCCTCTCGGCCCGCTGGTCCGGCCGGCACGGCGACGACCAGGCCAACCTCGACCTGGTCTTGGGCCAACTGCGCGACGTCCCGGACGAGCGCCGCGGCGCGGCCTTCGTCTGCACGGCCGCGTTCGTGGCGGGCCCCGACGCGGAGACCGTCGTGCGCGGCGAGTGGCGCGGCACGATCACCCGCGAACCGGCCGGCGGGAACGGCTTCGGCTACGACCCGATCTTCCGCCCCGAAGGCCACGACGTGACGTCCGCCGAACTGACCCCGGACGAGAAGGACGCCCTCTCCCACCGCGGCCGCGCCCTGCGCCTGCTCCTCCCGCACCTGCGCGAGCTGGCGAAGTAG
- the rph gene encoding ribonuclease PH, producing the protein MLRTDGRNDDVLRDIRITRGFQQWPAGSVLIEFGNTRVLCAASVTEGVPRWRSGSGLGWVTAEYAMLPSATHTRSDRESVKGRIGGRTHEISRLIGRSLRACIDLAALGENTIVIDCDVIQADGGTRTAAITGAYVALADAVTYLGAAGRLADPQPLSCAVSAVSVGVVDGRVRLDLPYEEDSRAEVDMNVVATDAGTLIEVQGTGEGATFARSTLDKMLDLALEGCAQLNRIQAEALALPYPGVLPEPKVKKK; encoded by the coding sequence GTGCTGAGGACCGATGGCAGGAACGACGACGTGCTGCGCGACATCCGGATCACCCGCGGCTTCCAGCAGTGGCCCGCGGGGTCGGTGCTGATCGAGTTCGGCAACACGCGGGTGCTGTGCGCGGCCAGCGTGACCGAGGGCGTGCCGCGGTGGCGGTCCGGTTCGGGCCTCGGCTGGGTGACCGCCGAATACGCGATGCTCCCCTCCGCCACCCACACGCGCAGCGACCGTGAGTCGGTGAAGGGCCGGATCGGGGGGCGCACCCACGAGATCAGCCGCCTGATCGGGCGTTCGCTGCGCGCGTGCATCGACCTGGCCGCGCTGGGCGAGAACACGATCGTGATCGACTGCGACGTGATCCAGGCCGACGGCGGCACCCGCACCGCCGCCATCACCGGCGCGTACGTCGCCCTGGCCGACGCCGTCACCTACCTGGGTGCCGCCGGCCGCCTGGCCGACCCCCAGCCGCTCTCGTGCGCCGTGTCGGCGGTGTCGGTCGGCGTCGTGGACGGCCGCGTGCGCCTGGACCTGCCGTACGAAGAGGACTCGCGCGCCGAGGTCGACATGAACGTCGTCGCCACGGACGCCGGCACGCTGATCGAGGTGCAGGGCACGGGCGAGGGCGCGACGTTCGCTCGGTCCACCTTGGACAAGATGCTCGACCTGGCCCTGGAGGGCTGCGCGCAGCTCAACCGCATCCAGGCGGAGGCGCTGGCCCTGCCGTACCCCGGTGTGCTGCCCGAGCCGAAGGTGAAGAAGAAGTGA
- a CDS encoding rhomboid family intramembrane serine protease: protein MDPTGPFTPPTPDPVAAAPTPAKRPKPLAKRVVPPRPVLSAVVVLGFVGLLYVVEAIDTVLGGRLDDDGVIPRDFSQWDNILWFPLLHGDWTHLTGNAVPLLVLSYLATSGGIKQFLQVTAVIWLTSGLGVWLFGSYGSHIGASGLVFGFLVFLLVRGVFARSVLQIVLAVVVFALYGAALWGVLPGQPGISWEGHLFGALGGVLAAWGVARDARKGAATTLGA from the coding sequence GTGGACCCCACCGGCCCCTTCACGCCTCCGACGCCCGACCCGGTGGCCGCCGCGCCGACACCGGCCAAGCGGCCCAAGCCGTTGGCCAAGCGCGTCGTGCCGCCGCGACCCGTGCTGTCGGCCGTGGTCGTGCTCGGCTTCGTCGGACTGCTCTACGTGGTCGAGGCGATCGACACCGTGCTGGGCGGCAGGCTCGACGACGACGGGGTGATCCCGCGTGATTTCAGCCAGTGGGACAACATCCTGTGGTTCCCGCTGCTGCACGGCGACTGGACCCACCTGACCGGCAACGCCGTGCCGCTGCTCGTGCTGTCCTACCTGGCCACGTCCGGCGGGATCAAGCAGTTCCTCCAGGTCACCGCGGTCATCTGGCTGACCAGCGGGCTCGGCGTGTGGCTCTTCGGCTCGTACGGCAGCCACATCGGCGCGTCCGGCCTGGTGTTCGGCTTCCTGGTGTTCCTGCTGGTGCGCGGGGTCTTCGCGCGCAGCGTGCTGCAGATCGTGCTGGCCGTGGTGGTCTTCGCGCTCTACGGCGCGGCGCTGTGGGGCGTGCTGCCCGGCCAGCCCGGCATCTCCTGGGAAGGCCACCTGTTCGGCGCGCTCGGCGGCGTCCTCGCGGCCTGGGGCGTTGCCCGGGATGCCAGGAAGGGCGCCGCGACTACGCTGGGAGCGTGA
- a CDS encoding MBL fold metallo-hydrolase, giving the protein MQLTVLGCAGSAPGPDLPTSGYLVEAGGARIVLELGSGVFGPLTRLCDPFDLDAVLLSHLHLDHCADFGSLTVYRREHPEPPYDVRARRLPVFAPAHAPSRLANAHAASRAELATTDLTDTFDFVPLVPGHYAVGPVDVEVAAMRHICEAYGFRISHGGVSLVFTGDTVPCPELVRLAEGADLLLADSAWRAQAGRANYLHMSGREAGEVARSAGVGRLVLTHVLPWSDRDGVLRDAAEAFPGPVTLATPGATYAV; this is encoded by the coding sequence ATGCAATTGACGGTGCTCGGGTGTGCGGGCAGTGCGCCGGGGCCCGATCTGCCGACCTCCGGGTACCTGGTGGAGGCGGGCGGCGCGCGGATCGTGCTGGAGCTGGGCAGCGGCGTGTTCGGCCCGCTCACGCGCCTGTGCGACCCGTTCGACCTCGACGCCGTGCTGCTGTCGCACCTGCACCTCGACCACTGCGCGGACTTCGGCTCGCTCACCGTCTACCGGCGCGAGCACCCCGAGCCGCCCTACGACGTCCGCGCGCGCCGGTTGCCGGTGTTCGCGCCGGCGCACGCACCGTCCCGGCTGGCCAACGCGCACGCCGCGAGCCGCGCCGAGCTGGCGACCACGGACCTGACCGACACGTTCGACTTCGTGCCCCTCGTGCCCGGCCACTACGCCGTCGGTCCGGTGGACGTCGAGGTGGCCGCGATGCGGCACATCTGCGAGGCCTACGGGTTCCGCATCTCGCACGGGGGCGTGTCGCTGGTGTTCACCGGCGACACCGTGCCGTGCCCGGAGCTGGTGCGGCTGGCCGAGGGCGCGGACCTGCTGCTGGCCGACTCGGCGTGGCGCGCGCAGGCCGGCCGGGCCAACTACCTGCACATGAGCGGCCGGGAGGCGGGCGAGGTGGCCAGGTCGGCCGGCGTCGGCCGGCTGGTGCTGACCCACGTGCTGCCGTGGTCGGACCGCGACGGGGTGCTGCGCGACGCGGCCGAGGCGTTCCCCGGTCCCGTCACGCTGGCCACCCCCGGCGCGACCTACGCGGTCTAG
- a CDS encoding SMP-30/gluconolactonase/LRE family protein: MSIEVAVRAEAELGEAPTWDHASGTLLWVDVLGSEVHRYSPSRDDDAVLEVPQHVGAAKPRSRGGLVLNLRDGVALIDRDGVKTWLVYWARDGVRGNDAAVDPAGRLWAGTMRYDEDPGGWLARVEPSGDAKVVLDKVSVSNGIGWSPDSRLMYYVDSAERRIDVLDYDRETGEATNRRPLADVPRGLPDGLTVDAAGAIWVALWGGAALHRYTPDGALDREIELPVGQPTACCFGGADFTDLYVTTARVGLGEGASSELAGSVLVLPGVGEGLPSTAFAG, encoded by the coding sequence GTGTCGATCGAAGTGGCGGTGCGGGCCGAAGCGGAACTGGGTGAGGCCCCCACGTGGGACCACGCCAGCGGAACGCTGCTCTGGGTGGACGTCCTCGGCAGCGAGGTGCACCGGTACAGCCCGTCGCGCGACGACGACGCCGTCCTCGAAGTGCCGCAGCACGTGGGCGCGGCCAAGCCGCGGTCCAGGGGCGGCCTGGTGCTGAACCTGCGCGACGGCGTGGCGCTGATCGACCGGGACGGGGTCAAGACGTGGCTCGTCTACTGGGCCCGCGACGGCGTGCGGGGCAACGACGCCGCGGTCGACCCGGCGGGCCGGCTGTGGGCGGGCACGATGCGCTACGACGAGGACCCGGGCGGCTGGCTGGCCCGCGTGGAGCCCAGCGGTGACGCGAAGGTCGTGCTGGACAAGGTGAGCGTCAGCAACGGCATCGGCTGGAGCCCGGACAGCAGGCTCATGTACTACGTCGACTCGGCGGAGCGGCGGATCGACGTGCTCGACTACGACCGCGAGACCGGTGAGGCGACGAACCGGCGTCCGCTGGCGGACGTGCCGCGCGGGCTGCCCGACGGCCTCACCGTGGACGCGGCCGGCGCGATCTGGGTCGCGCTGTGGGGCGGCGCGGCGCTGCACCGGTACACGCCGGACGGCGCGCTGGACCGCGAGATCGAGCTGCCGGTCGGTCAGCCGACGGCGTGCTGCTTCGGCGGCGCGGACTTCACCGACCTCTACGTGACGACCGCGCGGGTCGGGCTGGGCGAGGGCGCGTCGAGCGAGCTGGCCGGGTCGGTCCTGGTGCTGCCGGGCGTCGGCGAGGGCCTGCCGTCCACCGCGTTCGCGGGCTAG
- a CDS encoding OsmC family protein, with translation MSNVEVRRVGQHDFVATNDRGASVRVGRKGAEGAFTPVELLLAAAAGCAAVTAETLITRRVDGDLVARADDVRSADGHSLTSVPVALDYDVSTLDDTERAALETAIRRAIDQLCTVTRTLKSAPPTPLTLPT, from the coding sequence GTGTCGAACGTCGAGGTGCGCCGGGTCGGACAGCACGATTTCGTGGCCACGAACGACCGGGGCGCTTCGGTGCGCGTCGGGCGCAAGGGGGCGGAGGGCGCGTTCACGCCGGTGGAGCTGCTGCTCGCGGCGGCGGCCGGCTGCGCGGCCGTGACGGCGGAGACGCTGATCACCCGCCGCGTGGACGGCGACCTGGTGGCCCGTGCGGACGACGTGCGCTCCGCGGACGGCCACTCGCTGACCAGCGTCCCGGTCGCCCTCGACTACGACGTCTCCACGTTGGACGACACCGAGCGCGCCGCCCTGGAAACCGCCATCCGCCGCGCCATCGACCAGCTGTGCACCGTCACCCGCACCCTGAAGTCCGCACCTCCCACCCCCCTGACCCTCCCCACCTGA
- a CDS encoding FAD-dependent oxidoreductase gives MDVVVVGAGQAGLSAAYFLKRANLDHVVLDADGGPGGAWRHRWPTLRMATVHGIHDLPGMPFAEPDPTAPANEVLPAYFADFERRNGLDVRRPVRVHAVRDHGGLLRVETDHGAWETRALVNATGTWTRPFWPRYPGQELFRGRQLHSSQYRGPEEFTGQHVVVVGGGTSAVQQLLEIDRYAARTTWATRREPEFFDEPFTPELGRAVVAKVDERVRQGLPPRSVVSVTGLNLTPAVRDALRTGVLDRRPVFERITEDGVVWPDGTHEHVDAILWATGFRAALDHLAPLRLRGPGGGIGLDGTRVVADPRVHLVGYGPSASTVGATRAGRAAAREIKASLSRREAA, from the coding sequence ATGGACGTCGTGGTCGTCGGTGCAGGTCAGGCGGGGTTGTCCGCGGCCTACTTCCTCAAGCGCGCGAACCTCGACCACGTCGTGCTGGACGCCGACGGGGGTCCGGGCGGCGCGTGGCGGCACCGCTGGCCGACGCTGCGGATGGCGACCGTGCACGGCATCCACGACCTGCCGGGCATGCCGTTCGCCGAGCCGGACCCGACCGCGCCCGCCAACGAGGTGCTGCCCGCGTACTTCGCCGACTTCGAACGCCGCAACGGCCTCGACGTGCGGCGGCCGGTACGCGTGCACGCCGTCCGCGACCACGGCGGGCTGCTGCGCGTCGAGACCGACCACGGCGCCTGGGAGACCCGCGCGCTGGTCAACGCCACCGGCACGTGGACCCGCCCGTTCTGGCCCCGCTACCCCGGTCAGGAGCTGTTCCGGGGCCGTCAGCTGCACTCCTCGCAGTACCGGGGTCCCGAGGAGTTCACCGGGCAGCACGTGGTGGTGGTCGGTGGCGGCACGTCCGCGGTGCAGCAGTTGCTGGAGATCGACCGGTACGCCGCCCGCACCACCTGGGCGACGCGCCGGGAGCCGGAGTTCTTCGACGAGCCGTTCACGCCGGAACTGGGCCGTGCCGTGGTCGCCAAGGTCGACGAACGGGTCCGGCAGGGGTTGCCGCCCCGCAGCGTGGTCAGCGTGACCGGGCTGAACCTCACCCCGGCCGTCCGCGACGCCCTCCGGACCGGCGTGCTGGACCGGCGGCCGGTGTTCGAGCGGATCACCGAGGACGGCGTGGTCTGGCCCGACGGCACGCACGAGCACGTCGACGCCATCCTGTGGGCGACCGGGTTCCGCGCCGCCCTCGACCACCTCGCACCGCTGCGCCTGCGCGGGCCCGGCGGTGGCATCGGGCTCGACGGCACCAGGGTCGTGGCGGACCCGCGCGTGCACCTCGTCGGCTACGGGCCGTCGGCCAGCACGGTCGGCGCCACCAGGGCGGGCCGTGCGGCGGCGCGGGAGATCAAGGCGTCGCTGTCCCGCCGAGAGGCCGCCTGA
- a CDS encoding LLM class flavin-dependent oxidoreductase, with amino-acid sequence MSRLHDVPLSALDLATVTTATDARTALRHTRELAQHVERLGFTRFWLAEHHNMPGVASSSPAILIGHVADATTTLRVGSGGVMLPNHPPLVVAEQFGTLSALHPGRIDLGIGRAPGTDQRTARALRRTTGPLSVDDFPQQLSELTGYFNGTEELNAMPAEGNKPDLFLLGSSGYSAQVAGLLGLPFAFAHHFSAENTLPALALYRERFRPSERLAEPYALVCASVVVADTDEQALHIAGPGALAFVKLRSGRPGPLATSQEAADYPYTDVERLIFEDRLASQVIGSPRTVAAELERLLEDTVADELMVTTMVAEQSDRLRSYELLAELAGRSPVQGSSERVKTEVEV; translated from the coding sequence ATGAGTCGACTTCACGACGTGCCGCTGTCCGCCCTCGACCTCGCCACGGTCACCACGGCGACGGACGCGCGCACGGCGCTGAGGCACACGCGTGAGCTGGCCCAGCACGTCGAACGGCTCGGCTTCACCCGGTTCTGGCTGGCCGAGCACCACAACATGCCCGGTGTCGCCAGCTCCTCCCCCGCGATCCTCATCGGCCACGTCGCCGACGCCACCACCACGCTGCGCGTCGGCTCGGGCGGCGTGATGCTGCCCAACCACCCGCCGCTGGTCGTGGCCGAGCAGTTCGGCACGCTGTCCGCCCTGCACCCCGGCCGCATCGACCTGGGCATCGGCCGCGCGCCCGGCACGGACCAGCGCACCGCCCGCGCGTTGCGCCGGACCACCGGCCCTCTCTCGGTGGACGACTTCCCGCAGCAGCTCAGCGAGCTGACCGGGTACTTCAACGGCACCGAGGAGCTCAACGCGATGCCCGCCGAGGGCAACAAGCCGGACCTGTTCCTGCTCGGGTCGAGCGGGTACAGCGCGCAGGTCGCGGGGCTGCTCGGGCTGCCGTTCGCGTTCGCCCACCACTTCAGCGCGGAGAACACGCTGCCCGCGCTGGCGCTGTACCGCGAGCGGTTCCGGCCCTCCGAGCGGCTCGCGGAGCCGTACGCGCTGGTCTGCGCCTCGGTGGTGGTGGCCGACACCGACGAGCAGGCGCTGCACATCGCCGGTCCCGGCGCGCTCGCGTTCGTCAAGCTGCGCAGCGGGCGGCCCGGTCCGCTGGCCACGTCCCAGGAGGCCGCCGACTACCCGTACACCGACGTCGAGCGGCTGATCTTCGAGGACCGGCTCGCGTCGCAGGTCATCGGCTCGCCGCGGACGGTCGCGGCGGAGCTGGAGCGGCTGCTGGAGGACACGGTGGCCGACGAGCTGATGGTCACCACGATGGTGGCCGAGCAGTCCGACCGGCTCCGGTCTTACGAGCTGCTGGCCGAACTCGCGGGACGTTCGCCCGTCCAGGGTTCGTCCGAACGGGTGAAGACTGAAGTAGAGGTGTAG
- the bcp gene encoding thioredoxin-dependent thiol peroxidase, whose product MTEQKRLSPGDQAPAFTLPDSEGKPVSLSDYLGRSVVVYFYPAAGTPGCTKQACDFRDSIGDLATSGYDVVGISPDKPEKLAAFAAAEGLNFPLLSDVDRKVLAEWGAFGEKQNYGRTVLGVIRSTFLVDPEGKVKKAMYNVRATGHVAKLLRELPA is encoded by the coding sequence ATGACCGAGCAGAAGCGCCTGTCCCCGGGCGACCAGGCCCCGGCGTTCACGCTGCCCGACAGCGAGGGCAAGCCCGTCTCGCTTTCCGACTACCTCGGCCGCTCCGTGGTCGTCTACTTCTACCCGGCCGCGGGCACGCCGGGCTGCACCAAGCAGGCGTGCGACTTCCGCGACAGCATCGGCGACCTGGCGACGTCGGGCTACGACGTCGTCGGCATCTCGCCGGACAAGCCGGAGAAGCTGGCCGCGTTCGCCGCCGCGGAAGGCCTGAACTTCCCGCTGCTGTCCGACGTGGACCGCAAGGTGCTGGCCGAGTGGGGCGCGTTCGGGGAGAAGCAGAACTACGGCCGGACCGTCCTGGGCGTGATCCGCTCGACGTTCCTGGTCGACCCCGAGGGCAAGGTCAAGAAGGCCATGTACAACGTCCGCGCCACCGGCCACGTGGCCAAGCTGCTGCGCGAACTGCCCGCCTGA